The following proteins are encoded in a genomic region of Populus trichocarpa isolate Nisqually-1 chromosome 13, P.trichocarpa_v4.1, whole genome shotgun sequence:
- the LOC18104189 gene encoding THO complex subunit 7A gives MTEAFKPGSPYSDVTHSPVESPTGIPTEGTLKGRKISGRGETVAANYAFGPLEDDVIIKHRLLTRTTTTRGEPPLKKLQKKFASYVSEIEKDEDNYNDCVKLSKAFLQELSTFEIPLLKSKAVIDSNVREKENFNELKDDINRQILQAQADIEDLKKQLEESKIERQHKEECEAIRKLIATQPPRSLMQKVITDLEKEIAALEAENTASSRLLELRKKQFVLLLQQVDELQNTIEEDEKNLIEEMRVATEEQKNGMEDAGGVSEAMAVD, from the exons atgactGAGGCATTCAAACCTGgatctccgtacagtgacgtgacacATTCACCGgtggaatcaccgacgggtaTACCGACAGAAGGT ACGTTGAAAGGAAGAAAGATTTCTGGAAGAGGGGAAACAGTAGCGGCGAACTACGCATTCGGACCGCTCGAAGATGATGTAATTATAAAACATAGGCTACTCACCCGCACCACCACTACAAGGGGTGAACCCCCGCTGAAGAAACTTCAGAAGAAGTTTGCTTCGTATGTTTCCGAGATCGAGAAGGATGAGGATAATTACAATGACTGTGTCAAACTTTCTAAAGCTTTTTTACAGGAATTGTCTACTTTCGAGATTCCATTACTCAAGAGCAAAGCTGTTATTGATTCTAATGTAAGAGAGAAGGAGAATTTTAATGAGTTGAAGGATGACATAAATAGGCAGATTTTGCAGGCACAGGCTGATATTGAAGATTTAAAGAAGCAGCTTGAGGAGAGCAAAATTGAAAGGCAGCATAAGGAGGAATGTGAGGCGATAAGGAAATTGATCGCCACGCAGCCTCCAAGGTCACTTATGCAGAAGGTGATAACGGATTTGGAGAAAGAAATTGCTGCTTTGGAGGCAGAAAATACAGCCAGTTCTAGGTTACTGGAACTTCGAAAGAAACAATTCGTTCTCTTGTTG CAACAGGTGGATGAGTTACAGAACACTATAGAGGAAGATGAGAAGAATTTGATTGAGGAGATGAGAGTGGCAACAGAAGAGCAGAAGAACGGAATGGAGGATGCTGGTGGGGTCTCGGAAGCCATGGCTGTTGATTAG
- the LOC18109703 gene encoding bark storage protein A: MSSVNVVVMVVGLLVLAQQSFQMSLRNPVAETNNCKIDFTRLGLVLTSDTNEKALQDSGLFTPDAETPYVDIAGRRFHIGTLNARFIVYVKIGGNSVNAAIAVQILLNRFRIHGIIHFGSAGSLDKESIVPGDVSVPLAVAFTGAWNWKKFGSDEGTLNFGEFNYPVNGENLLASVDYDTIKLFSKGQSPQDVFWFPSTTSWYSAATQVLQDLELRQCYDGVCLPSKPKIVFGTNGSSSDSYIKNKAYGDFLHKVFNVSTADQESAAVAWTSLSNEKPFIVIRGASNVAGEANPGFSPAGYLASYNAFLAAAKFIESIPTPRLACE; encoded by the exons ATGTCGAGCGTTAACGTGGTAGTGATGGTGGTTGGGCTGCTGGTTTTGGCTCAGCAGTCCTTCCAAATGAGTTTGAGAAACCCTGTTGCTGAGACAAACAATTGCAAAATTGATTTCACTCGTTTAGGTCTTGTCTTAACTTCTGATACCAACGAAAAGGCCCTTCAAGACTCTGGTCTCTTCACACCTGATGCTGAAACGCCTTATGTTGACATTGCGGGGAGAAGGTTCCACATTGGGACACTTAATGCTCGTTTTATTGTATATGTTAAGATCGGGGGAAATTCT GTAAATGCTGCCATTGCTGTGCAAATCCTCTTGAATAGATTCCGTATTCATGGAATTATTCACTTTGGTAGTGCTGGGAGCCTTGATAAAGAAAGTATAGTGCCAGGTGATGTTTCCGTGCCGCTTGCTGTTGCTTTCACAGGAGCTTGGAATTGGAag AAATTCGGGTCAGATGAAGGGACGCTGAACTTTGGCGAGTTTAATTATCCAGTGAACGGAGAGAACTTGTTGGCTAGCGTAGACTATGATACAATAAAATTGTTCTCTAAAGGACAATCACCGCAGGATGTTTTCTGGTTTCCCAGCACCACATCCTGGTATAGTGCTGCCACTCAAGTGCTTCAG GATTTGGAGTTGAGACAATGCTACGATGGAGTTTGCCTACCTTCCAAGCCTAAGATTGTGTTTGGAACTAACGGCTCTAGTTCTGAttcttacattaaaaataaagcatATGGAGATTTCCTTCACAAAGTTTTTAACGTCTCAACTGCCGATCAAGAAAGCGCTGCTGTAGCTTGG ACATCTTTATCAAATGAAAAGCCATTCATCGTGATCCGAGGTGCTTCCAATGTAGCAGGTGAAGCAAATCCAGGATTTTCGCCTGCTGGCTACTTGGCCTCCTACAATGCTTTCCTTGCCGCAGCCAAGTTCATTGAGTCAATTCCTACGCCACGTCTGGCTTGTGAGTGA